A genome region from Streptomyces sp. NBC_01296 includes the following:
- a CDS encoding ROK family protein, with amino-acid sequence MTSPHPAFPAPRATVSATGLTVAIDIGGTKIAGALVHPDGTMTATTRRPTPRGADGDAVFAAVAEVVADLARSPLWPSAVRCGIGSAGPVDASRGTVSPVNIGAWREFPVQARIEAELARHGAALPTVLAGDGPAMTAAEHWLGAARGHANALCMVVSTGVGGGLILNNQLHPGPTGNAGHIGHISVAFDGEPCVCGGRGCVESIASGTAIARWARAQGWAPASPDGDATAAGVAVAAGAGDPVAVAAFDRAGRALAAAIAATATLVETDIAVIGGGVAASGDTLFAPIRAHLADYATLSFVRGLQVVPAALGTHAGLIGAAAAALMLLPAA; translated from the coding sequence GTGACGAGTCCCCACCCCGCCTTCCCCGCACCGCGGGCCACCGTCTCGGCCACCGGCCTGACGGTCGCGATCGACATCGGCGGTACGAAGATCGCCGGCGCCCTGGTGCACCCCGACGGCACGATGACGGCCACCACCCGCCGCCCGACCCCGCGGGGCGCGGACGGCGACGCGGTCTTCGCCGCCGTCGCCGAGGTCGTCGCGGACCTCGCGCGCTCCCCGCTCTGGCCCTCGGCGGTCCGCTGCGGGATCGGCAGCGCGGGCCCCGTGGACGCCTCCCGCGGCACGGTGAGCCCGGTCAACATCGGGGCGTGGCGGGAGTTCCCGGTCCAGGCCCGGATCGAGGCCGAACTGGCCCGGCACGGCGCGGCCCTCCCCACCGTGCTCGCCGGCGACGGGCCGGCGATGACCGCCGCCGAGCACTGGCTGGGCGCGGCCCGGGGGCACGCGAACGCCCTGTGCATGGTGGTCTCCACCGGGGTGGGCGGCGGGCTGATCCTGAACAACCAGCTCCACCCCGGCCCCACGGGCAACGCGGGCCACATCGGCCACATCAGCGTGGCCTTCGACGGTGAGCCGTGCGTCTGCGGGGGCCGCGGCTGCGTGGAGTCCATCGCCTCGGGCACGGCCATCGCCCGGTGGGCCAGGGCCCAGGGCTGGGCCCCGGCGAGCCCGGACGGGGACGCCACCGCAGCGGGTGTGGCCGTGGCCGCCGGGGCCGGGGACCCCGTCGCCGTGGCCGCCTTCGACCGGGCGGGCCGCGCCCTGGCCGCCGCCATCGCGGCCACCGCGACCCTCGTCGAAACGGACATCGCGGTCATCGGCGGGGGCGTCGCCGCCTCGGGCGACACCCTCTTCGCACCGATCCGGGCCCACCTGGCCGACTACGCCACGCTCTCGTTCGTGAGGGGCCTGCAGGTGGTCCCGGCGGCCCTGGGCACCCACGCGGGACTGATCGGCGCGGCTGCGGCGGCGCTGATGCTGCTGCCTGCCGCGTGA
- a CDS encoding LacI family DNA-binding transcriptional regulator, with protein MARRPTIKDIARRAGVSESAVSFALNDRPGVSRDTRARIRRVAEELGWQPNSAARALSGERSGAVGLVLARPAQTLGVESFFLQLVSGIQEVLSAGRVALLFQVVDGIDAECAVYRRWWAERRVDGVLVVDPRTDDPRPELLARLGLPAVMIGAAGGTGPLSSVPADGSGTGPLSSVPADGSGTGPLSSVWADDARAMAQVLDHLYGLGHRRITHIAGLPGLAHTARRMASLRAEAEARGLGPEHVRSVVTDYSDAEGAAATRRVLAEPEPPTALVYDNDVMAVAGIAVAAELGIAVPGRISIVAWDDSALCRVTHPRLTALVRDTAGFGRLAADELLAVLAGSPPRARESEQPRLEPRESTAPPPTAY; from the coding sequence ATGGCCCGCAGACCCACCATCAAGGACATCGCCCGCCGGGCCGGGGTGTCCGAGAGCGCCGTGTCCTTCGCGCTCAACGACCGGCCCGGCGTGTCCCGGGACACCCGCGCCCGGATCCGCCGGGTCGCCGAGGAACTCGGCTGGCAGCCCAACAGCGCCGCCCGCGCCCTGTCCGGCGAACGCTCCGGCGCGGTCGGACTGGTGCTCGCCCGGCCCGCGCAGACCCTCGGCGTCGAGTCCTTCTTCCTCCAACTGGTCTCCGGCATCCAGGAGGTGCTGTCCGCGGGCCGGGTCGCCCTGCTCTTCCAGGTCGTGGACGGCATCGACGCCGAATGCGCCGTCTACCGCCGCTGGTGGGCCGAACGGCGCGTGGACGGGGTCCTCGTCGTCGACCCGCGCACGGACGACCCCCGCCCGGAACTCCTCGCACGGCTCGGCCTCCCGGCGGTCATGATCGGCGCAGCGGGCGGGACCGGCCCCCTGTCGTCGGTCCCGGCCGACGGAAGCGGAACCGGCCCCCTGTCGTCGGTCCCGGCCGACGGAAGCGGAACCGGTCCGCTGTCCTCCGTCTGGGCCGACGACGCCCGGGCCATGGCCCAGGTCCTGGACCACCTGTACGGGCTGGGCCACCGCCGGATCACCCACATCGCCGGGCTGCCCGGCCTCGCCCACACCGCCCGCCGGATGGCCTCGCTGCGCGCCGAGGCCGAGGCGCGCGGGCTCGGCCCGGAGCACGTGCGCTCCGTGGTCACCGACTACTCCGACGCCGAGGGGGCGGCCGCCACCCGCCGGGTCCTCGCCGAGCCCGAACCGCCGACCGCGCTCGTCTACGACAACGACGTGATGGCGGTGGCGGGCATCGCCGTCGCCGCCGAGCTGGGCATCGCGGTCCCCGGCCGGATCTCCATCGTCGCCTGGGACGACTCCGCGCTGTGCCGGGTCACCCACCCCCGGCTCACCGCCCTCGTACGCGACACCGCAGGCTTCGGCCGGCTCGCCGCCGACGAGCTCCTCGCCGTGCTCGCGGGGAGCCCGCCGCGCGCCCGCGAGAGCGAGCAGCCCCGGCTGGAGCCCCGGGAGAGTACGGCCCCTCCGCCGACCGCATACTGA